The DNA region TGTGATTACATACCACACCCAATCTAAATATGCTTCAATAATGTGTAACTGAATTCTTAATTTCTTACCACTCTGATCAATGCAGATGGACAGTGCTAATATGCACTTAGTTTTGAACTGCTTAGCAGCCGCATCATCAACGCGAGTAGCTTGACTTATGACGGCGAAACACTTCAACAGCAGAGTCACAAGACCAAGGTCTGCTGCACTATCCTGACAGATCACTGAAACGGTTGTAAACAGGCTAGAGATGGATGAAAATGAACTACACCATAGCATCAGGAACAGGTCATAGGGTTTTCGAAGATGATAGTTTACTATTTCGCCGTTACTAATTATCACATTTGATGTAAGCTCTTTACAAGGCGTACGTGGGTGTCTGGATTTGTAAGTGTGTAAAGCTGAGATCGTGTAAGCGTGTGCACATTTTAACATGCGTGCAAGTTTGTTCGAGCGCTCGCATACCATAAGTGTAGGAGCGCAAATGAATATTTTCCCTTATGCGAAAAACCAAGAGCAGTTGCACATATCTGCTTTTTCTCATATGAACATGTAAAGCTATGCGTATTTGCTTATCTTTGTGTCTGGGTGCCTATGCGTGTGTGTGCTTGGGGGCGTTTACGCGTATGGGTGTCTGGGATGACGTGGGTCTATTGTTAACCTTACATTAGAACTTCGGTAGTGCATGAGAGACTCCTGTTGCATTCATCAGCACTGTAGAACCAAAGAATATTGGCTCACCGTGTCCTGCTATGATAGATCCTAAAGTGTTGACGACGCGCTCCATAAACAATATGTCTTGTTCAACATACTCTTTCAGGTCCACAACCTGTTTTAGTCGAATGACCAGAGCACGCAAGCCTCCAAGTAGTCGCACCTTAGATTGACATTCAGCTGGATGAAAAGCAGAGAAAAGTCAGagattattaaaaaagaaaacaagtaacGTGTCAGTAAAGTCATCTTCACAGCTCTTGTTTCGGACGTTAAGCAATGCTTCCCGCAAGCGCCGCACTCCAAACTGCAGCCgtcaggttaaaaaaaaaaatttagaaaataaatttgcagCTGAGGATGCTACTTTGGCAATCTGTGTTCAGCAGTTATGTAGCAAGCTGTAAATTTTCCATTACAAGAATTAAAGTGAAAGATACCTGCAATATTGTACAAAATGTCGCGCTCAGATTCTTCCCTTTTTGGCAACCATtcagtctctgtggctcagtagtaaagcatcggagcgcggaatccggaTTCCCCTTGGgaactcagattttttttctctgtcccacaattgtgacaagacgaagaaCATCTTTctacatttaattattttaggtTTCCAAATAGATCTTAAAAACAGTTTGGCTTGGAGCCCCAAAAGAGTGTTTAGAGTGACAAAACTGGAGCCCCAAAAGAGTGTTTAGAGTGACAAAACTGGAGCCCCAAAAGAGTGTTTagagtgacaaaacaaaaagataaggGAGGAGTAGTGCCACTGCAACTTCATGGCCACAAATTATCAATCATTAATTCTTACCATTCTCTGAGACAATTGCTGCTAAGAGGCTTATGGTTGGCTGCAGAATTTCATGCTGCTCAGTTACTAAAAGCAATAGGTTTACTATCGCTGGAAACAGCCGACAGCAAAGTCTTTGATTTTGAGCTGAAAAATGGCAATAGAAGAATGATCAGTATACCCACATTCGTATAACAGGGAAAATTTCTTCCTCAGAGATAGAAAACAATCTAAAGTATCATTACTTAAAACAATACtacattaaaaaataacatcacTACCAAAACATAAGTGGAGACACACTGGCCTAATAAGCTGAACTCTGGGTCAAGAATTCAGGGTTAGAGATGTAGGCGGCTCATGGACTTTTGTCCTTGAGCAAGACATTACTCTCACCATGCCTCTCTCTACCCAGGAGTAGAAATGGGTACTAGTGTACTGTAAGGGAAAGCTGACAGAAAGCAGAGTAACCTGCAATAGAGTAGTCTGGGGGAGTAGTGATACTTCTAGCtgcttcatgctacagaaaccgGGATAAGCTTCATCTAGGTGTGCCAATTGACTCAAGTACAGACTTAACCTCTTTACCTACCCTAACCTAATTCCATTTTAGTACTTACCATTTTGTGGATTTTGCAGAAGGGAATGCAATGCAACAACCACTGCAGTCCAAAGCTGAAGACAGTTTTTGTCAAGGTTATCAAACCACTTTTTACCACTTTCATCACCAGTAGAGGTTGAAAGCCGATGTATTGGAAGACAGCTCCTATGAAAGCAAGGATAGATTTATTTCTGTAAGATGTATGTTAATGTTTGGAGTTAATCAAATTACTAAGCATAAGCCATCTTGTcttatttgtttctctttcctttgttgATTTCTTCTCTAGGTCTTCAGAGGCTACTGAGATTCAGCACCTTtggttaaattttgaaaattctgcAAAATTATGATTCTTCTATTGGTGAGCAAATGCTTATTGCTTTTACAGGAATATTCACTGCTGTTAGAGAAAAGCATGGAAAATCAGATGTAACTGTCCGGAACCAACTGGAACCATCCCCTGAAGCATCCAAAATTGGTCTTGTTAGACAGAAATGTATGAAATTGAATGGTACTGTTCAAGATTAGACAGAAGTGTCCAAAATTGAACGGAAATGTCCAGACAgaagtgtccaaaatctaacGCATATGAAGGAATGAAAAGTTAACataattagttttaaaaaccCATATGACAAAATTGCAATTCATTTTAGTTATGAAATTCAATCTCATTGGCTGAGAGAGGGTGTGAGTCTGCTTCACCAATCACAATGTGAAATATTGGGTTAAGCCCATGTTTGCACAGATCAGTTTCTATACTCAAGGCAGATTGCTGTAAATGGATATACCTCTGAAACTTACTTGTACAGATCACAAAGACTatgtaaacattttgtttcccgTGCAAGATTTTGTCCGTTACcttaataaaacaaacaagaaaagacTAATAACCTCCAAGACTCATTTCCTGCTTTCTAGACTAGCAATGAACCAGagagagtaaaaataaaaaaaaaataaataaaaaggaaacttgCATACACAAAGTCTGTTACCTTCAAACTCCTCCATCTTTTAACACACATTCTGTAAAGGTGGTCATTCTCCCCCCTTTATTTAGGGTGGACTCAGTATTTAAAGGAGTTACCTCATATATCATATATTCTTGTACAGTCAAACTTGTGGTACTTACAGGTACATACAAATGCAGCTTTTAAATTTACAACTTAGACTTTCCTACCAGTTCCATTTTTGCCAATTAGGTGATAAAAGGCaaataaccatttttttttcaattatggGTCCTGAGAAAGTAAGGTTAATTTCAACAGCTAGAATAAGAGTTGAACTTACAGTTTTGGGTACAAATTGTCATCACCAGAAAGGCTGAGGTCATTGCAGCCTTTATGTTTTTGGCTTGCAAATTACACCGCAACACGTTAAACACACTTTTATTTGTCAGAACTCTTTGGCAAAAATCTGCAAGTCATTAGAGCATGTTAACCCTAAGCAATTGAATTCAACTTACGGTAACATTCAATTTGCTACATATAGTCACAATAAAGGACAAAAtagcaaaacaaataaatcagtcaattaaaagcaaactaaaaatCTTTTTCATTGGTGGAGCATCCACTTATTGACTCTTTTGTTTACTAATATCAATTGATTTAGCTATCATTATTTAGTAAAAATCAAACTGTGTTAAAATAACGAAGAAACACAAAGCATAACCTCTAGCTATCAAGGCTATATGATTTATGCAAGCAGACAGTTGAAATATATGCATCTATATTTGCAACACAATATCCAAGAGTCATGATTTGACAGTCTTAGCACCACAAATATTATTCAatacatattattttttaaaattttacatttaatgATTGACTCACCATTTCCTTCTGCAGTCATGGCCAATGTATAAAGAGCTGACTGCACTACAGTGGGACTCGTCATAGTTTTACACAGACTGAGGACGTATTCCATGCCATTTGATGAACACAAATAGTCTTGCGCTCTTTCTAAAGAGATGTAAAGATGtcgtgattttttttatttaaaaataccgtccttcaataaaaacaagaaaaatcgTTGGGAGACACAAACTTATGAACTTTTCTCTCccgatttttttatttttaatttctcggCAAAATCTTCCTTGCTTGGTATAAAAATCATGAACTCCTTGTGGTATATactgatataaaaaataatgttGACAACTATGACCTTAGCTCTTCCCAAACGTTGTCATTTTTAAAGGAAAGGGTATCCACCATTTTAAAAAACTCGTTTTTGACATGGGTCGAGCAAATTACTCTCGGACTCGCAGATCTTTGTAAACTGTAAAGACTATAAAGCATTACGATCTGAAATTCTTTTCATAAGCAGACGTTAGACTCACTATTCTTCGACAGAATTTCAGCCAATACTTTCAGAGCCTGTTGTTGTTGAGAGGAATCGTCCTTCTGGTATTCCAGTGACTCCACAAGGAGCTTTACATCTTCAATCTCCTTTTCTGGAGAGTGACTACCAGCGTCCATGGTGCTGTAACTAAATTGAACAAATTAGAATAACTCCTTTGACAGGATAATTCGGCAAATAAATGCAAAC from Pocillopora verrucosa isolate sample1 chromosome 1, ASM3666991v2, whole genome shotgun sequence includes:
- the LOC131769010 gene encoding telomere repeats-binding bouquet formation protein 1 isoform X2, whose translation is MDAGSHSPEKEIEDVKLLVESLEYQKDDSSQQQQALKVLAEILSKNKRAQDYLCSSNGMEYVLSLCKTMTSPTVVQSALYTLAMTAEGNDFCQRVLTNKSVFNVLRCNLQAKNIKAAMTSAFLVMTICTQNCNGQNLARETKCLHSLCDLYKSCLPIHRLSTSTGDESGKKWFDNLDKNCLQLWTAVVVALHSLLQNPQNAQNQRLCCRLFPAIVNLLLLVTEQHEILQPTISLLAAIVSENAECQSKVRLLGGLRALVIRLKQVVDLKEYVEQDILFMERVVNTLGSIIAGHVICQDSAADLGLVTLLLKCFAVISQATRVDDAAAKQFKTKCILALSICIDQSERNQQLLRDGGGVEALIELLTKEQSEEFRRVAIFILHCITGKSKGEQKPLSRVETKEVGEQCSFESTLENHFTQVVVSPTKDAQTQTSSRTTAGQYDTDIGDDRPSDEVSQENFRRHRTSTPRKRRSVKSTKVLKPFARSKTTQWRTKHPEMAMKTKPDQTFVTPGTSSPSRHLEKCEACETVLNSRNFLKTLRRCSNRCSYHRGLDRCLRRIISDLQKQK
- the LOC131769010 gene encoding telomere repeats-binding bouquet formation protein 1 isoform X1, with protein sequence MDAGSHSPEKEIEDVKLLVESLEYQKDDSSQQQQALKVLAEILSKNKRAQDYLCSSNGMEYVLSLCKTMTSPTVVQSALYTLAMTAEGNDFCQRVLTNKSVFNVLRCNLQAKNIKAAMTSAFLVMTICTQNCNGQNLARETKCLHSLCDLYKSCLPIHRLSTSTGDESGKKWFDNLDKNCLQLWTAVVVALHSLLQNPQNAQNQRLCCRLFPAIVNLLLLVTEQHEILQPTISLLAAIVSENAECQSKVRLLGGLRALVIRLKQVVDLKEYVEQDILFMERVVNTLGSIIAGHVICQDSAADLGLVTLLLKCFAVISQATRVDDAAAKQFKTKCILALSICIDQSERNQQLLRDGGGVEALIELLTKEQVPEQQQTALSIKDLIYGVKSEEFRRVAIFILHCITGKSKGEQKPLSRVETKEVGEQCSFESTLENHFTQVVVSPTKDAQTQTSSRTTAGQYDTDIGDDRPSDEVSQENFRRHRTSTPRKRRSVKSTKVLKPFARSKTTQWRTKHPEMAMKTKPDQTFVTPGTSSPSRHLEKCEACETVLNSRNFLKTLRRCSNRCSYHRGLDRCLRRIISDLQKQK